ATGTCATAAATGTGACCTCACATTTAGGAACTCACACCTCTAATGATGTTTCTCATTTGTGTGTAATACCGACACTTTGATGTgcagagagtgttttttttaaattttttattttactttagcagtgaaaatattctgtttatGACAGCTAATGGTTTGTTTAcgtgacagtttttttttccttgttatGAGCGGTGCTGCGGAATTTTAGCCTGcagcattttacaaaatgttgttttggatGCAGCAGAACCAACACGTCACCGCGGCTGCATGAACCGTATCCAGGTGCATTTTTCCGTCTTCATTGAGTAGTGACAGCTCCATCcagtctgctgctcttttccTTTGGCACTTGTCTTTATTTTGgcccgggaaaaaaaaaaaacaggccaaaCAACAGCACAGCTCGGTGACCTGCTCTCAGCTCTTCCAGGAGACGCCATGAGTAATCCGATtgggtaagaaaaaaaaaaattgaaagcATATGGCTGACTAATCTACATCACAGTGCATCATGATGCTGAGTCATGTGCTCTTGTAGAGATGATGCACAGTCTGCCCGAGATGCAGAGGAGCGTGAAGGCGAGTTGCTCCGCATGACGATTAAAGCCCAGTTGGAGGATTTGTTCACCGACAGCCACCTGGCAGAGGACGGCTTCCTGCTGAAGCATGTGAGGAAGAACAAGCAGGGCTACGTCAGCCTCAAGCTCCTCACTTGtttgaaaaaggtaaaaagaaaaaaaagaagaagaagaagaaaaaagcaagaTTTCATGTGCTTTCTCTGGTGTTTGCATTCCTtcagtttgaataaaaacaatagaGTCAAATGCAAACAGAGCTGAGTTTCCCCACTGTTTGTCGCAGATAAAGGTCCTGACCACCGACTGGTACGTGACTCTGGCTGCAGCAGAGTCCTCACAGGTTCTGGAGGTGAACGACGAATGCACCAAAGTGAGGCGGGTGAAGCCGCTCCCCAGGTGGCTGCTGTGCTCCCCCACCAGCAAGCTCCTTCTCGTCTACAACATTTCTGTGGAGGAAAGCAAAGGAGACGGCCTGGAGCACTACTCACTCGCAGAGAGGCTCCTCCAAAAAGTCAGCGCTCACGGCGACGTTGCCTCAGTCCGGATCCTGCAACCTGGCAAAGAGCTCCCCAAGGAGCTGCAGTGCTACGCCAAGCGTCATAGAGAGCTTGGGCAACACTTGTGTGCAGTGCTGAAGTTTGATCATTTGGATGCGGTTCGCAGGGCCTACAGAGCCttgaaaacagaagaggagaagtCGAACGGTGAAGGCTTGTGTGTCGTACCTTTGGGATTCCAGTCAGCGCAGCTCA
Above is a window of Acanthopagrus latus isolate v.2019 chromosome 21, fAcaLat1.1, whole genome shotgun sequence DNA encoding:
- the larp6b gene encoding la-related protein 6b, which gives rise to MSNPIGDDAQSARDAEEREGELLRMTIKAQLEDLFTDSHLAEDGFLLKHVRKNKQGYVSLKLLTCLKKIKVLTTDWYVTLAAAESSQVLEVNDECTKVRRVKPLPRWLLCSPTSKLLLVYNISVEESKGDGLEHYSLAERLLQKVSAHGDVASVRILQPGKELPKELQCYAKRHRELGQHLCAVLKFDHLDAVRRAYRALKTEEEKSNGEGLCVVPLGFQSAQLNNDDPSEENKEDQTGKSRSNPLETPEVSLQEEPPSPVEVSDEAPGTSQPQAYPDKCTQRTFEQTSAGFNDKTFTGLTQRYSRRSWCSGDCDKENSQSPWVLKRKFAASALNTKVHLNRPPFIQRVLRQPLGPDGTEGFRSRHRVSALRLNNSGEFMEQQYTTTI